The genomic stretch TAGTTGATGCCATGGCAGCTCCATCAGCACCAAATGAAGGGATAAATATTACATTAAGAATCACATTTAGCAATAAAGCAGGAACCATAGCTTTCATTGAAATCCATGGCAACCCCTTTCCTGCAAGATCCATGTTTAAAACCTTAAAGATAGTCAAAAGTACAACGCCAGGTAATAAAATACGTAGCACAGAGGTGCTATCCGCAAATGCTGATCCAAATAATAGCTGAATTACCAAAGGAGATAAGAAAAACAGGATCAGTGATGCAATGGAAACCACCGCAAATGAAATTTTTAAAAGTAGTATTACTTTCATGGAAAAGGCTTTACCATCCTTAGCTACTGCACTTCTTGCAAAGATGATAGTACTAAGCAACATCGGGATTTGCCACAAATACTCCATAAGGTTGGCTCCCTTAGAATAAATACCTAATTCGTAATTCGTGGACAGTTTATCCAATAAAATAACGTCTAATTTATAGTTCAGATTAATAATCAATAATGCAATAGCATAGGTGATACCAAGGGAAATCATTGCCTTGAGAAGTTTGAAATCAATCGTAAATGAGAGCGATTTTAAAAAGCCATTGATATAAAGTAAGACCACAAACATAAAAAAATATCCTACAAAAGAGCTTATCAATGCTCCTTCAATATCATATTGAAAGCCTAAAACCAATAAGGCGTTTGAAATAAGGGTTAAAAAAGCTGGAATCCAGTTTAACTTGTTGTAAAAGCCGATATTGTTTTTCCCTAAAAAAATACCGGAGTTATAGGTGACGAAAA from Algoriphagus sp. NG3 encodes the following:
- a CDS encoding polysaccharide biosynthesis C-terminal domain-containing protein; the encoded protein is MASFIKDLLSVGLSKGGVIVFTLLSHVIIARKLGPEANGVIAALNVYPALFITFGSLGISQATTYFVGQNQHPLEDIKKAIAQIWVLSAIFSVICCYLLIVNLSNSGDKILLVYLAILPVPFSLFVTYNSGIFLGKNNIGFYNKLNWIPAFLTLISNALLVLGFQYDIEGALISSFVGYFFMFVVLLYINGFLKSLSFTIDFKLLKAMISLGITYAIALLIINLNYKLDVILLDKLSTNYELGIYSKGANLMEYLWQIPMLLSTIIFARSAVAKDGKAFSMKVILLLKISFAVVSIASLILFFLSPLVIQLLFGSAFADSTSVLRILLPGVVLLTIFKVLNMDLAGKGLPWISMKAMVPALLLNVILNVIFIPSFGADGAAMASTISYTLASILFLYHYSKAVEISIFQIAKFSINDLNVLFEKISKR